A stretch of the Sulfitobacter indolifex genome encodes the following:
- a CDS encoding ZIP family metal transporter, whose translation METMSPLMLGFLGSLAAGAMTAVGAVPVLFGRTPSRATRDLSLGFAAGVMLAASFFSLIIPALDAAGLRYDSEATPAAIVCVAILLGMGAVALMNELLPHEHFKTGREGPAAASLRRVWLFIIAITIHNFPEGLAVGVGFGADGLSGGTPLALGIGLQNAPEGLAVAVALLGEGYSKGRAWGIAALTGMVEPIGGLLGAGIIALSEPLLPWGLAFAAGAMLFVISHEIIPETHRSGHQNKATLGLAIGLVLMLFLDVWLG comes from the coding sequence TTGGAGACGATGTCACCCCTGATGCTTGGATTTCTTGGCAGCCTGGCTGCGGGGGCCATGACCGCCGTGGGGGCCGTGCCGGTGCTCTTTGGGCGCACCCCGTCGCGGGCAACGCGCGACCTGTCGTTGGGGTTTGCCGCGGGGGTGATGCTGGCGGCGTCTTTCTTTTCGCTCATCATCCCGGCACTGGATGCAGCAGGTCTGCGGTATGACAGCGAGGCCACGCCTGCCGCGATCGTTTGTGTGGCGATCTTGCTCGGCATGGGAGCCGTGGCGCTGATGAACGAGCTTCTGCCGCATGAGCACTTCAAGACGGGCCGCGAGGGGCCGGCGGCTGCATCGCTTCGGCGGGTATGGCTTTTCATTATCGCGATCACGATTCACAACTTCCCCGAAGGTCTGGCCGTTGGTGTGGGCTTCGGCGCGGATGGGCTGTCGGGCGGCACGCCACTGGCGCTCGGCATCGGGTTGCAAAACGCGCCCGAAGGGCTCGCTGTGGCGGTGGCACTCTTGGGCGAAGGCTATTCCAAAGGTCGCGCTTGGGGCATTGCAGCCCTGACCGGGATGGTTGAGCCGATCGGCGGGCTGCTCGGCGCCGGGATCATCGCGCTGTCTGAACCGTTGCTGCCTTGGGGCCTGGCCTTTGCCGCTGGGGCGATGCTTTTCGTCATCAGCCATGAGATCATTCCCGAAACTCATCGCAGCGGGCATCAGAACAAGGCGACGCTCGGTTTGGCGATTGGGCTGGTGCTTATGTTGTTTCTTGACGTTTGGCTGGGCTAA
- a CDS encoding NAD-dependent epimerase/dehydratase family protein has protein sequence MESSDKPVIVVTGSSGYLGVAVVKRLHEKYRVVGLDRSSPPHPPHQAECICFDITDQGSVDKALARLRLAYGDRIATCVHLAAFFDLSGEDDPAYDAVTVEGSKRLLKGLQDFELEQFIFTSTMLVHAPTTPGNLIDENAPLDPKLPYRASKIRTEAMLREEKGDEKLVLMRPAGIYDDEGHSTFLAHQISRIYEKRLSGKVYPGDLSRGQAFLHLDDLLDAIERIVDRRQTLPDVFPVLLGEAEPIPFGDLQRLIGRELHGEDWVTWNVPPAAAKLGAWAENRIFGEDAFIRTWMVDISSDHYELNLSQAEEHLGWTPEHALRQDMPHMLQRLKADPYHWYEENGLNAARVSAAKVDQAAEKAAAEAKDESAAEHQSAVREHDKHMRMMHFQMLWVHWLVAALGLWLATAPSVFGTFDQTEFSAAVLRVTEDRGLWAASLRSWLTAWNNVFTGLAITALAFVSMKPGNGWAQWANAALGVWLLAAPLVFWTPDPAVYANDTLIGALVIALTILIPMMPGMSREGMMDDGDIPPGWTYCPSTYVQRLPIIALGLVGFLLSRILSAYQLGHVDGIWEPFFSSPTGLNGSEYIVTSDVSKAWPVADGGLGAMSYMFEILMGVMGSRRRWRTMPWMVALFGIVVGPLGVISIYFIIIQPIAIGTYCTICLLAAAAMLIMIPFSLDEIVAMVQFMVWNTRRGRPFWRAFFRGDALPGSTKGGTMSFDAPPREIARQSARGVTVPWTLGVSAAIGLFLMLSRTIFGNAMPLAGSDHLVGALVLTTAVIAWAEVARPLRFLNIGLGLWLIVAPWVLGGGTVAGSLIGVLSGIALLALSLPRGKRSAEHYGSLDRYIV, from the coding sequence ATGGAGTCGTCTGACAAGCCAGTCATCGTCGTTACCGGATCAAGCGGCTATCTGGGCGTGGCGGTCGTCAAACGCCTGCATGAGAAATACCGCGTTGTCGGGCTGGACCGCAGTTCGCCGCCGCATCCGCCTCATCAAGCTGAATGTATCTGTTTTGACATCACGGACCAAGGCAGCGTCGATAAAGCCCTGGCGCGGCTGCGGTTGGCCTACGGCGACCGCATCGCTACATGTGTCCACCTCGCGGCGTTCTTTGATCTGAGCGGAGAGGACGATCCGGCCTATGACGCGGTGACGGTGGAGGGAAGTAAGCGGCTGCTGAAAGGTCTGCAAGACTTTGAGCTGGAGCAGTTCATTTTCACCTCAACGATGCTGGTCCACGCGCCGACCACACCCGGCAACCTGATAGATGAAAACGCGCCCCTGGACCCCAAGCTGCCCTACCGCGCCTCGAAAATCCGCACCGAGGCGATGTTGCGCGAGGAAAAGGGCGATGAGAAACTCGTCCTCATGCGCCCCGCTGGCATCTATGATGACGAGGGGCATTCGACCTTTCTCGCCCACCAAATATCCCGCATCTACGAAAAACGCCTGAGCGGTAAGGTCTATCCCGGTGATCTCTCTCGCGGACAAGCGTTCTTACATCTCGACGATCTGCTCGACGCGATCGAACGCATCGTCGACCGCCGCCAAACTCTCCCGGATGTCTTCCCCGTGCTGCTGGGGGAAGCTGAGCCGATCCCCTTTGGCGACCTGCAACGGTTGATCGGGCGCGAGCTGCATGGCGAAGATTGGGTGACATGGAACGTCCCGCCCGCCGCCGCGAAACTGGGGGCATGGGCCGAGAACCGCATTTTTGGGGAAGATGCGTTCATCCGCACTTGGATGGTGGATATTTCCAGCGATCACTACGAACTCAACCTGTCGCAGGCCGAGGAGCATTTGGGTTGGACCCCTGAGCACGCCCTGCGCCAAGACATGCCGCATATGCTGCAAAGGCTGAAAGCCGATCCTTATCACTGGTATGAGGAAAACGGCCTGAACGCGGCGCGGGTCTCTGCCGCCAAGGTGGATCAGGCAGCAGAAAAGGCCGCCGCCGAAGCGAAAGACGAGAGTGCCGCCGAACATCAAAGCGCTGTGCGCGAACATGATAAACACATGCGCATGATGCATTTCCAGATGCTCTGGGTGCATTGGCTGGTCGCGGCACTGGGCCTCTGGCTCGCCACCGCGCCGTCGGTCTTCGGCACATTTGACCAAACCGAGTTCAGCGCCGCCGTGCTGCGCGTGACCGAAGATCGCGGGCTTTGGGCGGCCTCACTGCGCAGTTGGCTGACGGCGTGGAACAACGTGTTTACAGGGCTGGCCATCACCGCGCTGGCCTTCGTCTCGATGAAACCCGGCAACGGCTGGGCGCAATGGGCGAACGCGGCGCTTGGGGTCTGGCTGCTCGCTGCGCCCCTGGTGTTCTGGACGCCGGACCCGGCGGTCTATGCCAATGACACGCTGATCGGTGCGCTTGTGATCGCGCTGACGATCCTGATCCCGATGATGCCCGGTATGTCGCGCGAGGGTATGATGGACGACGGGGACATCCCGCCAGGATGGACTTATTGCCCCTCGACTTATGTCCAGCGTCTGCCAATTATCGCGCTCGGACTGGTGGGCTTCCTATTGTCGCGCATTCTCTCGGCCTATCAGCTGGGGCATGTCGACGGGATTTGGGAGCCGTTCTTTTCCTCGCCCACGGGCCTCAATGGCAGCGAGTATATCGTCACCTCTGATGTCTCCAAAGCTTGGCCCGTCGCCGACGGCGGCTTGGGCGCAATGAGTTATATGTTTGAGATTCTCATGGGCGTTATGGGCAGCCGCCGGCGCTGGCGCACGATGCCGTGGATGGTGGCGCTTTTTGGCATTGTGGTGGGGCCCTTGGGGGTGATCAGCATCTATTTCATCATTATCCAGCCGATCGCAATCGGAACCTATTGCACGATCTGTCTGCTCGCCGCGGCAGCGATGCTGATCATGATCCCGTTCTCTTTGGACGAAATCGTTGCAATGGTGCAGTTCATGGTCTGGAACACCCGGCGCGGACGCCCCTTCTGGCGGGCGTTTTTCCGGGGCGATGCACTTCCAGGCTCAACTAAGGGCGGCACCATGAGCTTTGACGCGCCCCCTCGCGAGATTGCCCGGCAAAGTGCGCGGGGCGTCACTGTGCCTTGGACCCTGGGGGTGAGCGCCGCCATCGGTCTGTTCCTGATGCTGTCACGCACGATCTTTGGCAATGCCATGCCGCTTGCGGGCAGTGATCACTTGGTGGGCGCATTGGTTCTGACGACCGCTGTCATTGCTTGGGCCGAAGTGGCGCGCCCGCTGCGGTTCCTGAACATCGGCCTTGGGCTGTGGCTGATCGTGGCACCTTGGGTTCTGGGCGGTGGAACCGTCGCGGGTAGCCTAATTGGTGTGCTCTCTGGCATCGCTTTGTTAGCGCTCAGCCTGCCGCGTGGGAAGCGGAGCGCGGAGCACTATGGCAGTTTGGATCGCTATATCGTTTAA
- a CDS encoding ATP-binding protein produces MPSGHRLQFTAVGDVRITVEETPPNAFVIIRVSDTGVGIGPNLQGKLFEEFEGHDPRTAREGGGTGLGMNIIKREIELLGGTISLTSHLGKGTQFEVYLPTAGSLANNTQLESEPQSDPSQLTCLECGAKLSLLRRHLRQEHGMSPEVYRAKWGLPEDFELSSGAYRAMRAAAKRDK; encoded by the coding sequence GTGCCCTCGGGCCACCGCTTACAATTCACTGCGGTAGGCGACGTCCGGATAACGGTAGAAGAGACCCCCCCAAACGCCTTTGTAATTATTCGCGTAAGCGATACCGGTGTCGGGATTGGGCCTAATCTTCAAGGCAAGCTATTTGAAGAATTCGAGGGGCATGACCCCCGAACCGCCCGTGAAGGAGGCGGAACCGGGCTGGGAATGAACATCATAAAGCGTGAGATTGAGCTGCTAGGCGGCACCATATCTCTAACGAGTCATCTCGGCAAAGGAACCCAATTCGAGGTTTACCTACCGACTGCCGGGAGTTTAGCAAACAATACACAGTTGGAGAGCGAGCCGCAAAGCGATCCTAGTCAGCTTACTTGCCTCGAATGTGGCGCGAAACTCAGCCTTCTGCGACGTCATCTCAGGCAAGAACACGGTATGTCCCCTGAAGTGTATCGGGCTAAGTGGGGATTACCAGAAGATTTTGAGCTATCGAGCGGCGCCTATAGAGCAATGCGGGCGGCAGCTAAGCGCGACAAATGA
- a CDS encoding heavy metal translocating P-type ATPase, which translates to MADGSRAQREWRVTGMDCGACAAKVRGAVERLPGVADVDVALMSERLRLTLNENETSSERIEKEVRGIGFGISPKGAKAERPKGGFILPDDAVIGGAGAVPQEPALEETPDPAWYQTTKGRLVLGSGALLAAAWASRLLLSAEISHWAFVIATLIGLIPVARRAFAMARVGMPFTIEMLMTIAASGALVIGEPEEAALVVFLFAVGELLEGVSAGKARNSIRALTKLVPKTARLEVGNKTREVAAEALSVGQIVQVRPGDRVPCDGEVVSGTSGVDESPVTGESVPRLKEPGVDVFAGSINTEALLRIRVTKAAADNTIARIVRLVEEAESARAPTERFIDRFSRVYMPAVVGMAALVAVGPPLAFGGAWDEWIYRALALLLIGCPCALVISVPASITSALSTGARNGLLMKGGAVIEAAARVTHVAFDKTGTLTHGKPRVTDVQVLVGNEADLLALAAGVENGASHPLGQAICGAAEARDIDPAAATQSRALPGKGAEAVIAGATICVGSPRLAAERRALPETLRAQVEALEAQGKTVVIVLRDNEAQGLIALRDEPRADAAEAVAQLRALGVSSVMLTGDNRRTAAAIADGLGIDHRAELMPEDKVAAIQNLTAEAKVMMIGDGINDAPALAAAHVGVAMGSGTDVALETADAAILRDRVTDVPGQIRLARAAMGNIRQNIAIALGLKAVFLVTTVLGITGLWIAILADTGATVLVTLNALRLLFFRPTTAERLAAPGRRPTTHATNETTV; encoded by the coding sequence ATGGCGGACGGCAGCAGAGCACAACGGGAATGGCGCGTCACGGGGATGGACTGCGGTGCCTGCGCGGCCAAGGTGCGCGGCGCGGTGGAGCGCTTGCCGGGGGTCGCGGATGTCGACGTCGCGCTGATGTCCGAACGCCTGCGCCTGACGCTGAACGAGAATGAGACCTCGTCAGAGCGGATCGAGAAAGAAGTGCGCGGTATCGGTTTTGGTATCTCTCCGAAGGGGGCAAAGGCAGAGAGGCCGAAGGGTGGTTTCATCCTACCGGACGATGCGGTGATCGGCGGGGCAGGGGCCGTGCCTCAGGAGCCTGCGCTTGAAGAAACACCAGACCCCGCTTGGTATCAAACCACGAAAGGCCGCTTGGTCCTCGGCAGCGGCGCGTTGCTCGCAGCGGCATGGGCCTCGCGGCTTCTCCTGTCGGCTGAGATTTCACATTGGGCCTTTGTCATAGCCACGCTGATCGGCCTGATCCCCGTCGCCCGCCGGGCCTTTGCCATGGCGCGGGTGGGGATGCCCTTTACCATCGAAATGCTGATGACCATCGCCGCCAGCGGTGCGCTTGTGATCGGAGAGCCAGAAGAGGCCGCACTGGTGGTCTTTCTCTTTGCCGTGGGCGAATTGCTGGAGGGTGTTTCCGCCGGGAAGGCGCGTAACAGCATCCGTGCGCTGACCAAGCTGGTGCCGAAAACCGCGCGCCTTGAGGTCGGCAACAAGACGCGGGAGGTGGCGGCCGAGGCACTCAGCGTCGGCCAGATCGTTCAGGTGCGCCCCGGTGACCGGGTGCCCTGTGACGGCGAGGTGGTTAGCGGCACTTCGGGCGTAGATGAAAGCCCCGTAACCGGGGAGAGCGTGCCGCGTCTTAAGGAGCCGGGTGTGGATGTCTTTGCCGGATCGATCAACACAGAAGCGTTGCTGCGCATCCGAGTCACAAAGGCTGCGGCGGACAACACCATCGCGCGCATTGTGCGGCTGGTGGAAGAGGCCGAGAGCGCCCGCGCGCCGACCGAGCGCTTCATTGATCGGTTCAGCCGCGTCTACATGCCCGCCGTGGTCGGCATGGCCGCTTTGGTGGCCGTGGGGCCGCCGCTCGCCTTCGGGGGCGCTTGGGACGAATGGATCTATCGGGCGCTGGCTTTGCTGCTGATCGGCTGCCCCTGCGCGCTGGTGATCTCGGTGCCTGCGTCGATCACTTCGGCCCTGTCGACCGGGGCGCGCAACGGGTTGCTGATGAAGGGCGGCGCGGTGATCGAAGCAGCGGCGCGGGTCACCCATGTGGCCTTTGACAAGACCGGAACGCTGACCCATGGCAAGCCGCGCGTGACCGATGTGCAGGTGCTTGTGGGAAATGAAGCCGATCTTCTGGCCCTTGCCGCCGGAGTTGAGAACGGCGCGAGCCATCCTCTCGGCCAGGCCATTTGCGGTGCGGCTGAGGCACGCGACATCGACCCCGCCGCCGCGACACAGTCCCGCGCCTTGCCCGGCAAAGGGGCCGAGGCGGTGATCGCAGGAGCGACCATCTGCGTCGGCTCGCCCCGTTTGGCGGCAGAGCGCAGGGCGCTGCCAGAGACTTTGCGTGCTCAGGTCGAGGCGCTCGAAGCGCAGGGCAAAACCGTGGTGATTGTTTTGCGCGACAACGAGGCCCAAGGCCTCATTGCACTGCGCGATGAACCCCGCGCCGATGCGGCAGAGGCGGTGGCGCAGTTGCGCGCCCTTGGCGTTTCATCGGTGATGCTCACCGGGGACAACCGACGCACCGCTGCGGCCATCGCCGACGGGCTGGGCATCGACCACCGCGCTGAATTGATGCCGGAGGATAAGGTTGCGGCCATTCAAAACCTCACGGCTGAGGCGAAGGTCATGATGATCGGCGACGGCATCAATGACGCCCCGGCATTGGCCGCAGCGCACGTAGGTGTCGCAATGGGCTCCGGCACCGATGTGGCACTCGAGACCGCCGATGCCGCGATCCTGCGCGACCGGGTGACAGATGTGCCCGGCCAAATCCGCCTCGCCCGCGCCGCGATGGGCAATATCCGGCAGAACATCGCTATCGCGCTCGGGCTAAAGGCCGTGTTCCTTGTCACCACAGTGCTCGGCATCACCGGCCTCTGGATCGCGATCTTGGCGGATACCGGGGCAACCGTTCTGGTGACGCTCAATGCCCTGCGGCTGCTGTTTTTCCGGCCAACCACCGCCGAGCGGTTGGCCGCCCCCGGTCGGCGCCCTACAACACATGCAACCAACGAAACGACAGTTTGA
- a CDS encoding YnfA family protein produces the protein MPAALLYPLAALAEIVGCFAVWTWWRGASPLWLVPGLLSLALFAGLLALVEAGFAGRAFAAYGGIYIAASLAWMWAVEGQRPDLWDAAGAGLCILGAAVIILAPRAG, from the coding sequence ATGCCTGCCGCCCTGCTCTATCCGCTTGCGGCATTGGCTGAGATCGTCGGGTGTTTCGCGGTCTGGACGTGGTGGCGCGGCGCTTCGCCACTTTGGCTGGTGCCGGGGCTGCTCAGCTTGGCGCTGTTTGCGGGATTGTTGGCCTTGGTTGAGGCAGGCTTCGCCGGGCGCGCTTTTGCGGCCTATGGCGGCATCTATATCGCGGCTTCGCTGGCGTGGATGTGGGCTGTAGAAGGGCAGCGGCCTGATCTTTGGGATGCTGCCGGGGCGGGCCTCTGCATTCTTGGCGCAGCGGTGATTATTCTTGCGCCCCGCGCCGGATAG
- a CDS encoding CBS domain-containing protein, with the protein MQVQEIMTSNPTCCGPDNSVQEAAKLMDDKSVGSIPVVNDAGEPVGIVTDRDICCGAVAQGKGADTRVSDVMSKDVLTASPDEDVESCCNKMEEKQVRRAVVTDDTGKCCGIVAQADVTREADGKETAELVQKVSRAEKRSGCC; encoded by the coding sequence ATGCAAGTTCAAGAAATCATGACGAGCAACCCCACCTGCTGCGGCCCCGACAACTCGGTTCAGGAGGCAGCGAAGCTGATGGATGACAAGTCGGTCGGTTCTATTCCGGTGGTGAATGACGCCGGTGAGCCGGTTGGCATCGTGACGGACCGAGACATCTGCTGCGGTGCGGTTGCGCAGGGAAAAGGCGCCGATACACGCGTGTCTGATGTTATGTCGAAAGACGTGCTGACCGCGTCCCCCGACGAAGATGTCGAAAGTTGCTGCAACAAGATGGAAGAGAAGCAGGTGCGGCGTGCCGTGGTGACCGACGACACTGGGAAGTGCTGCGGGATCGTCGCTCAGGCCGATGTAACGCGGGAAGCCGATGGCAAAGAAACAGCAGAACTGGTGCAGAAGGTTTCACGCGCCGAAAAACGCTCGGGCTGCTGTTGA
- a CDS encoding MerR family transcriptional regulator, whose translation MLAIGTLAKRTGTKVQTIRYYEQIGLMPEPGRTEGGQRRYGDAELDRLSFIRHSRQLGFSLEAIRELLDLSDTPDRSCADVDAIAQRQLRQVEARLVRLQALRVELQRMIGACNADRVSDCRILEVLRDHEECLADHGTTA comes from the coding sequence ATGCTCGCCATCGGCACACTCGCAAAGCGCACCGGCACCAAAGTGCAGACGATCCGCTATTACGAGCAGATCGGTCTAATGCCTGAACCCGGAAGGACCGAAGGCGGCCAGCGGCGCTATGGCGATGCCGAGTTGGACCGCCTCTCCTTCATCCGCCATTCCCGCCAGCTCGGCTTTTCGCTGGAGGCGATCCGAGAGTTGCTGGACCTTTCAGACACGCCCGACCGATCCTGTGCTGATGTCGATGCCATCGCCCAAAGGCAACTTCGCCAAGTCGAGGCGCGGCTGGTGCGGCTCCAGGCCCTCCGCGTGGAATTGCAGCGCATGATCGGTGCCTGCAACGCGGATCGGGTGAGCGATTGTCGCATTCTTGAGGTGCTGCGCGACCATGAGGAATGTCTCGCCGATCACGGGACCACCGCCTGA
- a CDS encoding DUF411 domain-containing protein gives MTLTRRSLLACSASFAAAAPFAVWAKEKPAIHVMKDPNCGCCSAWIEILENEGFAVTTERSMGTLLIKYKQDNGIPQKMASCHTGKIDGYMIEGHVPPADIRKLLAERPDAIGLAVPGMPYGSPGMGPESESDAYDVYLIARDGSSEVFSSYDAA, from the coding sequence ATGACCCTCACACGACGCAGCCTGCTGGCCTGTTCCGCAAGCTTTGCCGCCGCCGCACCATTCGCCGTCTGGGCCAAAGAAAAGCCTGCGATCCACGTGATGAAAGACCCTAACTGCGGCTGCTGTTCGGCGTGGATCGAGATTCTGGAGAACGAGGGTTTCGCCGTGACGACCGAACGCAGCATGGGAACGCTCTTGATCAAATACAAACAAGACAACGGCATCCCGCAGAAAATGGCTTCTTGCCACACCGGAAAGATCGACGGCTATATGATTGAAGGTCACGTCCCACCTGCCGACATCCGCAAACTGCTGGCCGAGCGCCCAGATGCCATCGGTCTTGCCGTGCCGGGGATGCCCTATGGCTCGCCGGGGATGGGGCCGGAGAGTGAGAGCGACGCCTATGATGTTTATCTGATTGCCCGTGATGGCAGCAGTGAGGTGTTCTCAAGCTATGACGCTGCATAG